Proteins found in one Arthrobacter pascens genomic segment:
- a CDS encoding saccharopine dehydrogenase family protein produces the protein MDNSSRENDLVLYGATGFVGRLVAVYVAEHAPAGMRVGLAGRSRSRLEAVRSQLPVAAHGWSLIEADSEDADSIAALTAGTRVLFTTVGPYAKHGLPVVDACARAGTHYADLAGEVSFIREAIDRCDALARTSGAKIVHSCGYDSVPADLAVLLLHQAAEADGAGGLVEVQLVATAKAGISGGALESMRGQLDAMRSSTALRSLAADPYALSPDRTREPTTQQPLDAGPVRRSDDGTWTAPFIMAPFNTRIVRRSNALQGWAYGRSLQYGEVMGVARGPAGAVIARAMALGLRAFMGAMAFPPTRGVLDRCLPAPGAGPSTSTQRVGWFHSQVTARTEDGHRYQAIAAGRGDPGYAATAVMAGETALALALDGDRLPTAKGSLTPATALGNVLMQRLRAAGHTYQVTKLA, from the coding sequence ATGGACAACTCTTCTCGGGAAAATGACCTCGTTCTCTACGGAGCGACGGGTTTCGTTGGCCGACTGGTCGCCGTCTACGTCGCTGAGCATGCACCGGCCGGGATGCGAGTCGGACTCGCGGGCCGGTCCAGATCCAGACTCGAGGCGGTTCGGTCGCAGTTGCCGGTCGCGGCGCACGGATGGTCCCTCATCGAAGCCGACTCGGAGGACGCGGACTCAATCGCCGCCCTGACCGCGGGCACACGGGTGCTCTTCACTACCGTCGGTCCATACGCGAAACACGGATTACCTGTCGTCGACGCCTGCGCACGGGCCGGTACCCACTACGCCGACCTCGCTGGTGAGGTGTCCTTCATCCGGGAGGCGATCGATCGCTGCGACGCTCTGGCCAGGACGAGCGGGGCCAAGATCGTGCACTCCTGCGGCTACGACTCCGTGCCGGCCGACCTCGCTGTACTGTTGCTTCATCAGGCGGCAGAAGCCGATGGCGCTGGCGGTTTGGTCGAGGTCCAACTCGTTGCTACGGCCAAGGCTGGCATCAGCGGAGGCGCGCTCGAATCGATGCGCGGGCAGCTGGACGCGATGCGATCGAGCACCGCCCTGAGGTCATTAGCCGCGGACCCCTATGCTCTGAGCCCCGACCGCACACGGGAGCCGACGACGCAACAGCCTCTTGACGCCGGTCCTGTGAGACGTTCCGATGACGGCACCTGGACCGCGCCTTTCATCATGGCCCCGTTTAACACTCGGATAGTGCGCCGCAGCAACGCATTGCAGGGCTGGGCCTACGGCCGCTCCCTTCAGTACGGCGAGGTGATGGGGGTGGCCCGCGGACCGGCAGGAGCGGTCATCGCCAGGGCAATGGCACTCGGGCTCCGGGCATTCATGGGCGCGATGGCGTTCCCGCCGACCCGGGGGGTGCTCGACCGCTGTCTGCCGGCACCGGGTGCGGGTCCGAGCACCAGCACGCAGCGCGTGGGCTGGTTCCACTCCCAGGTGACCGCCCGCACCGAGGACGGGCACCGATACCAGGCGATTGCTGCTGGCCGCGGTGATCCCGGCTATGCCGCCACCGCCGTGATGGCAGGGGAGACTGCACTTGCTCTTGCCCTCGACGGTGACCGGCTGCCGACCGCGAAAGGGTCGCTGACACCGGCCACTGCACTCGGCAACGTGCTCATGCAGCGACTCCGTGCGGC
- a CDS encoding purine-cytosine permease family protein — MTNTAGIASTLVQVAIGAAVTMIAGVWWGILAGVLVAVFGGALGWLVGHVAYVSGTSSTVTARYYGLGRRGSVLASLIFAFMILGFLALENALLYYGTLFMFGWTPNLLNAIIIYGILTAIWILLTIYGMKVVQRTSIILLIAFVVLTVTMATVALANSPLSLGAILASGPIGGVGDEMKNFGLVVSMLAGSAGALALVDADYARYARSTRDVGILAVGGAIMIDIIVVILGAVIVHASAASVTDFLTRNPAAADSQVGDSIAEKVSWMIAHNTGAYFIIIFGVVGFILMYVAQVKAQVLNTYSGSLSLVNLVEGLTGKSPSRLSAVIAGNVVALLMIAGNILGLLGSFLGILGVSTTALAGVIIADYFIVRKCRPATGTEAEPVNWAGVLSVIFATVVGSVLSETGVTPLGFLVSLVIVIVLYPVLRIFVFKAPDQAPILVTTPQTESA; from the coding sequence ATGACCAATACCGCCGGGATTGCCTCGACACTTGTCCAGGTGGCTATCGGCGCTGCTGTTACCATGATCGCCGGCGTGTGGTGGGGCATTCTAGCCGGCGTTCTCGTGGCCGTATTTGGCGGGGCACTGGGGTGGCTAGTTGGCCACGTTGCCTACGTTTCCGGCACCTCAAGTACTGTGACTGCACGCTACTACGGGCTCGGACGTCGGGGTTCGGTTTTGGCTTCCCTCATTTTCGCTTTCATGATTCTTGGATTCCTGGCCTTGGAAAACGCCCTTCTGTACTACGGAACCCTCTTCATGTTTGGGTGGACACCAAACCTGCTGAACGCAATCATCATTTATGGCATTCTCACTGCGATCTGGATTCTTCTCACGATCTACGGAATGAAGGTAGTGCAGCGGACCTCCATAATCCTTTTGATAGCGTTCGTAGTGCTAACTGTCACCATGGCAACAGTGGCTCTGGCGAACTCGCCGCTCTCCCTGGGTGCCATCCTTGCTTCCGGGCCCATTGGTGGTGTAGGGGACGAAATGAAGAACTTCGGACTCGTTGTCTCCATGCTGGCCGGGAGCGCCGGAGCTCTTGCCTTGGTTGATGCTGACTACGCCCGATATGCAAGGTCAACGCGCGACGTCGGGATCCTGGCCGTAGGGGGGGCGATCATGATTGACATCATCGTGGTTATCCTCGGTGCAGTCATCGTCCACGCCAGTGCTGCTTCAGTAACGGACTTCCTGACCCGTAACCCTGCTGCCGCGGACAGCCAGGTAGGAGATTCGATAGCGGAAAAAGTGTCGTGGATGATTGCCCACAATACGGGCGCTTACTTCATCATCATTTTCGGCGTCGTTGGGTTCATCCTTATGTATGTCGCACAGGTCAAAGCACAGGTGCTCAACACCTACTCAGGATCCCTGTCGCTGGTCAATCTTGTGGAAGGCCTGACTGGGAAGAGCCCCAGCCGGCTCAGCGCAGTTATAGCCGGTAACGTCGTGGCATTGCTGATGATCGCCGGAAACATCCTGGGACTGCTAGGCAGTTTCCTTGGCATCCTCGGTGTATCGACCACAGCGCTTGCCGGAGTAATCATTGCCGACTACTTCATCGTCAGAAAATGCAGGCCAGCCACAGGGACTGAAGCCGAGCCCGTGAACTGGGCCGGGGTTCTCTCGGTGATCTTCGCTACCGTCGTCGGCTCCGTTCTGTCCGAGACAGGAGTCACGCCGCTGGGCTTCCTCGTGAGCTTGGTTATCGTGATTGTGCTATATCCCGTTCTCCGGATATTTGTTTTCAAGGCACCGGATCAGGCGCCGATTTTGGTCACGACCCCTCAAACAGAGTCAGCCTAG
- a CDS encoding VOC family protein, with the protein MFQNPTFSHAGVTVPDINAAIEWYQKTFGMRLLAGPIEVLEDDTDLGRAAAAIYGVGFSKFSFAHLVWEDGGGLELFHFTSPETSKRTDNFEFWKTGIYHLAITSMDIKTTIDRIVEGGGRQRSEITVINPDHGYAVVYCEDPWGTVIELCSHSYAQMWA; encoded by the coding sequence ATGTTTCAAAACCCCACCTTTTCACATGCTGGTGTCACCGTTCCCGATATCAATGCAGCCATTGAGTGGTATCAAAAAACGTTTGGTATGCGGCTACTTGCCGGACCCATCGAAGTTCTCGAAGATGACACCGATTTGGGAAGGGCAGCAGCCGCAATCTATGGAGTCGGGTTCAGTAAATTCTCCTTCGCTCATCTCGTCTGGGAAGACGGTGGTGGCCTCGAACTTTTTCATTTCACTTCCCCGGAAACCTCAAAACGCACCGACAATTTTGAGTTCTGGAAGACTGGCATCTACCACCTGGCAATCACTTCGATGGACATCAAAACTACGATCGACAGGATAGTTGAGGGGGGCGGACGACAAAGGTCAGAAATCACAGTCATCAACCCTGATCACGGCTACGCGGTTGTCTACTGCGAAGACCCGTGGGGAACAGTAATAGAGCTCTGTTCCCACTCCTACGCGCAAATGTGGGCATAA
- a CDS encoding phytoene desaturase family protein, which translates to MRSREEIAIIGSGVNSLVAAAELALAGRQVCLIERSDRLGGFIHSSERTIPGYIHDTFSSWHPLFVAGEAYKRLGQELHARGLEYCNADGALTASAGIDPETGNHRVAVAYRDPKTTAAGLSSTEDEGAYLKMLDDLAKNASTVFGAFGAELRSVREVSGIAFGALKRGKLRGNESFLRDSLMSGRNYIRSRFDGWEADQLWSPWLLHAGLNPGSATGGVMLPVMALTMHSFGLPVVKGGASNFVAAFETLLRDKGVRILLGADVEKINVEAGRVSGLSTSDETIASRTVLANVSPQALYGKLLADADPSLVVASKKYQNGRGAMQIHLALNKPVEWLDSRLNSVPLIHLSNGSDSTGIACAQAEAGLLPAGPTVVVGQQSVLDPSRAPEGKATLWLQLQEVPFTPVGDAGGTLSVREGWSEELKVGFMERVLARLEEFAPGTRETVLAWDILSPVDLAQANPNAVEGDPYGGSAELFQNLLWRPFPEAAGHQTSIKGLWHIGASTHPGPGLSGGSGHLVAEKLI; encoded by the coding sequence ATGCGATCACGCGAGGAAATTGCGATAATTGGTTCCGGAGTCAATTCGCTGGTGGCGGCCGCAGAGCTGGCCCTCGCGGGAAGGCAGGTCTGCCTCATCGAGCGCTCGGATCGGCTCGGCGGATTCATCCATTCTTCCGAACGAACTATTCCGGGTTACATCCATGACACTTTCTCATCTTGGCACCCCCTCTTCGTTGCCGGTGAAGCTTATAAGCGACTCGGGCAGGAACTGCATGCCCGTGGGTTGGAGTACTGCAACGCGGATGGTGCTCTGACTGCTAGCGCAGGTATTGATCCGGAAACTGGAAACCACCGTGTTGCCGTGGCTTACAGGGACCCCAAAACTACGGCCGCAGGTTTGAGTTCGACGGAGGACGAAGGCGCCTACCTGAAGATGCTGGATGATCTCGCGAAGAATGCCAGTACCGTTTTTGGGGCCTTCGGGGCGGAGCTGCGATCGGTCAGGGAAGTTTCTGGTATCGCTTTTGGTGCTCTAAAGAGGGGAAAATTGCGGGGAAACGAGAGTTTCCTTCGTGATTCCCTAATGAGTGGGCGGAACTACATCCGAAGTCGATTCGACGGATGGGAAGCGGATCAGCTGTGGTCGCCTTGGCTACTTCACGCCGGCCTTAACCCCGGCAGTGCCACCGGCGGGGTCATGTTGCCGGTCATGGCCCTCACTATGCACAGCTTCGGACTGCCGGTGGTAAAGGGCGGAGCATCGAACTTCGTGGCTGCCTTCGAAACGTTGCTCCGAGACAAAGGTGTACGCATTCTGTTGGGCGCGGATGTTGAAAAAATCAACGTCGAGGCGGGCAGGGTCTCTGGTTTATCGACATCGGATGAAACAATTGCCTCGCGTACAGTGCTAGCCAACGTTTCCCCGCAGGCTCTGTATGGAAAGTTACTTGCCGATGCAGATCCCTCCCTCGTAGTGGCTTCAAAGAAGTATCAAAACGGCCGAGGGGCCATGCAGATTCACCTTGCCCTGAACAAACCAGTCGAATGGCTGGATTCGAGGCTGAACTCCGTCCCATTGATTCATTTGAGCAACGGTTCAGACAGCACAGGGATTGCCTGCGCTCAGGCAGAGGCGGGCCTCCTGCCGGCCGGTCCAACGGTGGTCGTCGGTCAGCAATCGGTACTGGACCCTTCCAGAGCGCCGGAGGGCAAAGCGACGCTCTGGCTGCAACTGCAGGAAGTTCCCTTCACCCCTGTCGGAGATGCTGGTGGCACGCTTTCAGTACGTGAAGGATGGTCCGAGGAACTGAAGGTCGGGTTCATGGAACGGGTTCTGGCCAGGCTCGAAGAGTTTGCACCTGGGACCCGAGAAACTGTCTTGGCCTGGGACATCCTTTCGCCCGTCGACCTGGCGCAAGCGAATCCTAATGCGGTCGAAGGCGACCCCTATGGCGGATCAGCCGAACTTTTTCAGAATCTCCTGTGGCGTCCATTTCCCGAGGCGGCTGGCCACCAGACCTCAATCAAAGGGCTATGGCACATCGGCGCATCCACGCATCCGGGCCCTGGGCTTTCCGGCGGTTCGGGACACTTGGTGGCAGAGAAACTGATCTAG
- a CDS encoding amidohydrolase family protein — protein MTSDMRQKVDLLITAGCIVTVDAERRILFDGAIAVEGSNIVAVGPRAELVDIFAPVRHIDEPEGLVVPGFIDAHTHPIDSLIPGMCDDTPQFVRLSQRVIPYEDQLDDEDAFLAAKASFIEMIRHGTTTFVDGAGPQPDAIARAAIDTGIRGVITRKLTDVAGPFGGRVEGLEDAIAGAEETVAKYRGGPDSLIRAAYNIDMPIVASDALLSRVAEASAARGVGVVSHLIGRQSLETTNNRNSDIHRLQKANLLGPDLLLAHIGWIPNGDIELLAATDTQVAHCPGSSFVGGNGWVSHGVIPDLVAAGANVALGTDASIISRSLDMVRTMYLAACAHKDARQDPLIMNPFHVFEMATIGGARAARWSDRIGSLEVGKAADLAIFDMSGPEWWPDPLGNAVPNLVYGGSGRDARTVVINGIVAMEDRQFPQEDLQTLAKAVDDASRRALTRLGGRRVTWPPSPAPRPEG, from the coding sequence ATGACATCGGACATGCGACAAAAGGTCGACCTGCTGATCACGGCCGGCTGCATAGTAACGGTCGATGCCGAACGAAGGATCCTCTTCGACGGCGCCATTGCAGTCGAGGGAAGCAATATCGTCGCAGTAGGACCGCGTGCTGAGCTCGTGGACATCTTCGCGCCGGTACGGCACATCGACGAACCCGAAGGGCTTGTTGTGCCAGGATTCATCGATGCTCATACGCATCCCATAGACTCCCTGATCCCTGGAATGTGCGACGACACCCCCCAGTTTGTGCGGCTCAGTCAACGGGTCATTCCCTACGAAGACCAACTCGACGACGAAGACGCCTTCCTGGCCGCCAAAGCCTCTTTCATCGAGATGATCCGCCACGGAACAACAACATTCGTCGACGGCGCAGGACCGCAACCCGACGCGATAGCACGTGCAGCCATTGACACAGGTATACGAGGAGTCATCACCCGCAAGCTGACAGACGTCGCCGGCCCGTTCGGGGGACGCGTAGAGGGGCTCGAAGACGCCATCGCAGGCGCAGAGGAGACCGTGGCGAAATATCGCGGCGGCCCTGACTCTCTGATCCGGGCTGCATACAACATCGACATGCCCATAGTTGCGAGTGATGCCCTGCTCAGTCGGGTTGCCGAGGCCTCCGCAGCCCGCGGTGTCGGTGTTGTCTCCCACCTCATAGGCCGCCAGTCACTAGAAACGACCAACAACCGGAATTCTGACATCCACCGCTTGCAAAAGGCAAACCTGCTCGGACCCGACCTCCTGTTGGCACACATCGGCTGGATACCCAACGGGGACATCGAACTGCTGGCCGCCACAGACACCCAGGTTGCCCACTGTCCAGGATCGAGCTTCGTAGGCGGAAACGGTTGGGTCTCCCATGGCGTCATCCCCGACTTGGTTGCCGCCGGAGCCAACGTGGCTCTCGGAACAGACGCATCAATCATCAGCCGTTCCCTGGACATGGTCAGGACAATGTACTTGGCGGCGTGCGCCCATAAGGACGCCCGCCAAGACCCGCTGATCATGAACCCATTTCACGTCTTCGAAATGGCCACCATAGGAGGTGCCCGCGCCGCCCGATGGAGTGACCGAATCGGCTCACTCGAGGTTGGGAAGGCCGCCGATCTTGCGATTTTCGACATGTCCGGTCCCGAATGGTGGCCTGACCCGCTCGGCAACGCGGTGCCTAACCTCGTTTACGGAGGGTCGGGACGGGACGCGCGCACAGTTGTCATCAACGGGATAGTAGCCATGGAAGACCGGCAATTTCCGCAGGAAGATCTGCAAACCCTCGCCAAAGCAGTGGACGACGCATCCCGCCGGGCACTTACCAGGCTCGGCGGACGTCGAGTCACGTGGCCCCCGTCGCCAGCCCCACGGCCAGAAGGCTAG
- a CDS encoding AraC family transcriptional regulator — protein sequence MNIDAFAEWAPESGARRGVPPLAAAPWQAVHDSGYVLYYPQGFSRAEVTLHHHLIGIEFLPNLVTLDLGGHKINTVVPADSFYFVPAGAAVSIEKAYACEYLLLTIDPAMVGGFEDVMRERLNDQAFATAAQGIRRNLLQGTVTKDEVSGLITTALRALHHAPAPLPKTHPDARLGQSLRLVGERFMEKLSVEELARAAGNLSPVHFAHLFSAAFGISAHQYLMQYRVHQARRLLGETGSRIADIAYEAGFCSQAHMTEVFRRRLGVSPALIRQTPVCTQKTSLW from the coding sequence TTGAACATCGACGCTTTCGCCGAGTGGGCCCCCGAATCAGGAGCGCGTCGGGGGGTGCCGCCACTTGCGGCGGCACCCTGGCAGGCTGTACATGACTCGGGGTACGTCCTGTATTACCCCCAGGGTTTCTCGAGGGCTGAAGTTACCCTGCATCACCACCTGATCGGCATAGAATTCCTGCCCAATCTCGTCACACTGGACTTGGGTGGACATAAGATCAACACAGTTGTCCCGGCTGATTCGTTTTACTTCGTTCCTGCAGGCGCCGCAGTCAGCATTGAGAAGGCGTATGCGTGCGAGTACCTGTTGCTGACAATAGACCCTGCCATGGTGGGCGGGTTTGAGGACGTCATGCGGGAGCGCTTGAACGACCAAGCTTTTGCCACTGCCGCCCAGGGAATCCGCCGTAATCTGCTCCAGGGCACGGTGACAAAGGACGAAGTCAGTGGGCTCATTACCACGGCCCTTAGGGCCTTGCACCACGCACCCGCGCCGCTGCCAAAGACGCATCCAGATGCACGGCTGGGGCAGTCCCTGCGGCTCGTTGGCGAACGCTTCATGGAGAAGCTTTCAGTCGAAGAACTAGCCCGCGCAGCAGGAAACCTTAGTCCGGTGCACTTCGCTCACCTCTTCTCCGCAGCCTTCGGGATCTCCGCTCACCAGTACCTCATGCAATACCGCGTCCATCAGGCGCGCCGCCTGCTTGGCGAAACCGGCAGTAGGATCGCGGATATTGCCTATGAAGCAGGTTTCTGCAGTCAGGCACACATGACCGAGGTATTCCGACGCCGCCTCGGAGTGTCACCCGCGCTCATTCGGCAGACTCCTGTCTGCACCCAAAAAACGTCCCTTTGGTGA
- a CDS encoding LLM class flavin-dependent oxidoreductase → MTYTSTASSSVPTVQPTENRLKLGVFAINGGAAFTNHPDRFVPTWENNLRIAQQADRLGIEKLVSASRWKPFHKDGHYSGDLFETFTWAAAVAAVTEHIEVVSTVHLATVHPIIAAKSAATVDLISGGRFGMNLVCGWYRAEMEMFGTAMPGHDDRYSLADEWVEIFNRLWSDPRSFDYDGTFYQLKGAIAQPHAPFPRPTLLNAGGSERGRAFAAKNCDIAFVVPQDPRPEAIRRQVEEYRRQARDIHGKEIEVWMSCYVVQRDTREQADAYVQDYVVNQGDAEGVDSFMANNVGNAETWPPEVVQHVRFAVAAGYGGYPLVGSAEDIAEKLSALSDAGVDGFLMSWLDYEGGLTAFSQSVLPQLEQAGLRAPGRQQF, encoded by the coding sequence ATGACGTACACCTCAACCGCTTCCTCATCCGTTCCGACCGTCCAGCCCACAGAAAACCGGCTCAAACTCGGAGTTTTTGCCATAAACGGGGGTGCGGCCTTTACAAATCACCCGGACAGGTTCGTACCCACTTGGGAGAATAACCTGAGAATCGCCCAGCAAGCGGACCGTCTCGGCATCGAGAAACTCGTCTCAGCGTCCAGGTGGAAACCCTTCCACAAAGACGGACACTACTCAGGAGATCTTTTCGAGACCTTTACCTGGGCGGCGGCAGTTGCCGCCGTAACGGAGCATATCGAAGTGGTCAGCACGGTACATCTGGCAACGGTCCACCCGATCATCGCGGCAAAGTCTGCTGCAACGGTGGATCTGATCTCGGGCGGCCGCTTCGGCATGAATCTGGTCTGCGGCTGGTACCGGGCCGAAATGGAAATGTTCGGCACCGCCATGCCGGGCCACGATGACCGCTATTCCCTCGCCGATGAATGGGTCGAAATCTTCAACCGCTTGTGGTCTGATCCGCGCAGCTTCGATTATGATGGCACGTTTTATCAGCTCAAAGGAGCCATCGCCCAGCCCCACGCACCTTTCCCCAGGCCGACTCTGTTGAATGCAGGGGGGTCTGAACGGGGTCGTGCCTTCGCGGCGAAAAATTGTGACATCGCGTTTGTCGTCCCGCAGGACCCCCGGCCGGAAGCCATTAGGCGCCAGGTGGAGGAATACCGCCGGCAGGCGCGGGACATCCATGGAAAGGAGATCGAAGTCTGGATGTCATGCTACGTGGTGCAGCGTGACACCCGTGAGCAGGCCGATGCCTATGTCCAGGATTACGTGGTGAATCAGGGCGACGCCGAAGGAGTGGATTCGTTCATGGCAAACAACGTCGGCAACGCCGAGACCTGGCCGCCAGAAGTAGTGCAGCATGTGCGTTTCGCTGTGGCTGCCGGCTACGGCGGCTATCCTCTCGTGGGTTCAGCTGAGGACATTGCTGAAAAGCTCTCTGCTCTTTCGGATGCAGGCGTAGACGGGTTCCTCATGTCCTGGCTGGACTACGAGGGCGGTCTGACTGCCTTCAGCCAGTCGGTGTTACCGCAATTGGAACAGGCCGGGCTCCGGGCTCCCGGCCGCCAGCAGTTTTGA
- a CDS encoding flavin reductase family protein, producing MQTVQIPLDRASGVAIEPRSFRNTLGHFASGITIIAGASDGEPIGFTCQSFYSVSTEPPLISFSVMLNSTTYPKIRATGRFSVNVLSHSQHEISNQFARKGTDKWAGIDWKPTAKRNPVIAGTLMWLDCEITAEYVAGDHYVVIGRVHEMSTPEWHAGQPLLYFKGQYRHLLQLEAG from the coding sequence ATGCAAACAGTTCAAATCCCCTTGGACAGGGCCAGCGGCGTTGCAATCGAGCCCCGCTCATTCCGCAACACCCTCGGGCACTTCGCTTCGGGCATCACGATCATTGCGGGAGCTTCTGACGGTGAACCCATCGGATTCACCTGCCAGTCGTTCTACAGCGTTTCGACTGAACCGCCGCTGATTTCCTTCAGCGTAATGCTGAACTCCACCACCTATCCGAAGATCCGCGCAACAGGCAGGTTTTCCGTCAATGTTCTCTCCCACTCACAGCACGAGATTTCCAACCAGTTCGCCCGTAAAGGGACCGACAAGTGGGCAGGTATTGACTGGAAACCTACAGCAAAACGCAACCCTGTCATAGCGGGAACACTCATGTGGCTCGACTGTGAAATAACGGCGGAGTACGTCGCGGGGGACCACTACGTCGTCATCGGGCGCGTCCACGAAATGAGCACCCCCGAGTGGCACGCCGGCCAACCACTGCTCTACTTCAAAGGCCAATACCGCCACCTCCTCCAACTCGAAGCAGGATAG
- a CDS encoding NADPH-dependent FMN reductase gives MMTLKVSIIVGNPKPQSRTLKVAQTLVEKLLEAGSYEVEVVDLAEHVEEIFAWPSERMAALNASVASSDLAVFASPTYKATYTGLLKAFLDRYPASGLAGVTAIPVMTGADQTHSMGPTVNLAPLLVELGATVPGRGFYFITGQMDHLDEIVQAAADTYATNLNRLAKVSNSLRVVASLT, from the coding sequence ATGATGACGCTCAAGGTTTCTATCATTGTCGGCAATCCCAAGCCGCAGTCCCGCACGCTGAAGGTGGCGCAGACTCTTGTTGAGAAGCTGCTGGAGGCCGGCTCTTACGAGGTGGAAGTTGTTGACCTTGCGGAGCACGTCGAGGAAATTTTTGCATGGCCCAGCGAACGGATGGCGGCTCTGAATGCCAGTGTCGCTTCAAGTGATCTGGCAGTGTTCGCCTCCCCGACCTACAAGGCGACATATACCGGGCTCTTGAAGGCTTTCCTGGACCGCTACCCAGCAAGTGGACTGGCAGGGGTCACGGCAATCCCTGTGATGACCGGAGCAGACCAAACCCATTCCATGGGTCCTACGGTGAATCTGGCGCCTTTGCTCGTTGAGCTTGGAGCAACGGTTCCCGGGCGTGGCTTCTACTTCATCACCGGGCAGATGGATCACCTCGACGAGATTGTTCAGGCCGCGGCCGATACTTACGCCACGAACCTGAACCGCCTGGCGAAGGTGAGCAACTCCCTGCGCGTCGTCGCTTCCCTTACTTAA
- a CDS encoding GNAT family N-acetyltransferase: protein MEEARGEGLTNEEKSQQGFVQGPMDQDILGRLESGPGIFVAEVNGEMAGFAMSAEKHHIVHNPPAIKAMTEAAATDPHLNQFLYGPTAVARAYQGQGILTGLLVAISAHLSANFDQGVAFVETTNRKSLSVHRHYGMTELASFEIAGREYIPFVFSPKLFQSPERAELLAAVTNLSPLRK from the coding sequence ATGGAGGAAGCACGCGGGGAGGGACTGACAAATGAAGAAAAATCACAGCAGGGCTTCGTTCAGGGCCCGATGGATCAGGACATTCTGGGGCGGCTCGAGAGCGGCCCGGGTATCTTCGTCGCCGAAGTCAACGGTGAGATGGCCGGATTTGCAATGTCAGCGGAAAAGCACCACATCGTCCATAACCCGCCAGCCATCAAGGCAATGACGGAAGCAGCGGCAACAGACCCACACCTAAATCAGTTCCTGTACGGGCCTACGGCCGTCGCCAGGGCATACCAAGGTCAAGGGATACTCACAGGACTCCTTGTAGCAATCAGCGCACATCTAAGCGCGAACTTCGACCAAGGCGTCGCATTTGTGGAGACAACAAATAGAAAGTCGCTCTCCGTACACCGGCACTACGGCATGACAGAACTTGCCTCCTTCGAAATCGCTGGCCGTGAGTACATACCTTTCGTTTTCAGCCCGAAGCTATTCCAAAGCCCCGAAAGAGCTGAACTCTTGGCCGCCGTGACGAACCTCAGTCCGCTTCGGAAATAA